In Archaeoglobaceae archaeon, one genomic interval encodes:
- a CDS encoding SagB/ThcOx family dehydrogenase, which produces MKNWILLLIVIIFAFCAQPSEQHKVFDYNHLNESIKLPEPTLDGKKSLEKTLAERRSIREYSNEPITIRELSQLLWAAQGITDPRGFRTAPSAGALYPLEVFVVIGGVEGVKEGVYRYVPQNHSIVRVLDGDKREELAKIAVGQQCVKNAAIDIVITAIYERTTAKYGERGVRYVHFEVGHVAQNILLQATALDLGAVPVGAFSDEELKKLLNLSEEQPLYIIAIGRM; this is translated from the coding sequence ATGAAAAATTGGATCCTTTTGCTAATCGTAATTATATTTGCGTTTTGTGCACAGCCTTCGGAGCAACACAAAGTTTTTGACTATAACCACCTTAACGAGTCCATAAAGCTTCCAGAACCGACTTTAGACGGTAAAAAGTCCTTAGAAAAGACATTGGCTGAGAGAAGATCCATAAGGGAATACAGCAATGAGCCCATTACAATCAGGGAGCTTTCACAGCTTTTGTGGGCGGCGCAGGGCATCACAGATCCTCGTGGCTTTAGAACCGCACCTTCAGCGGGAGCGCTTTACCCGCTCGAAGTTTTCGTAGTCATAGGCGGAGTTGAAGGCGTTAAGGAAGGAGTTTACAGATATGTTCCGCAAAATCATTCGATCGTAAGAGTTTTGGACGGAGACAAAAGAGAGGAGCTTGCGAAAATTGCAGTTGGACAGCAATGCGTGAAAAATGCTGCAATTGACATCGTAATAACCGCAATTTACGAGAGAACAACTGCAAAGTATGGCGAGAGGGGCGTGCGCTATGTGCACTTCGAAGTTGGGCATGTTGCTCAAAACATCCTTCTGCAGGCGACCGCTCTGGATTTAGGGGCTGTGCCCGTGGGAGCTTTTAGCGATGAAGAGCTTAAAAAGCTTTTGAATCTCTCTGAAGAGCAACCGCTTTACATCATCGCCATTGGAAGAATGTAG
- a CDS encoding dockerin type I repeat-containing protein: MKLLIFLVLAILIIPLASAKGDCNSDGRITSVDALIALKMSVGKIEPNQSADMNNDGFVTSYDAFRILMLATGDEEELFFLLEDALQGYDLSKISGERMNWVIAKRDGSKLTIGVVVEGGKIKDFVKGEISNPTITAYTSEDTVRRLLASKSPDELGNALKNGDIRLEGVGIVNQIKVGFMNLLTKLVG, translated from the coding sequence ATGAAATTACTTATTTTTTTAGTTCTTGCAATTCTAATAATTCCATTAGCTTCAGCAAAGGGAGACTGCAATTCAGATGGTAGAATAACAAGCGTTGACGCTCTAATTGCATTAAAGATGTCTGTTGGAAAAATTGAGCCAAACCAAAGCGCAGACATGAACAACGATGGCTTTGTAACTTCATACGACGCGTTCAGAATTCTGATGCTTGCTACTGGTGATGAAGAAGAGCTTTTCTTTCTGCTCGAAGATGCGTTGCAAGGCTACGATCTGAGCAAAATCTCGGGAGAGAGAATGAACTGGGTAATAGCAAAGAGAGATGGCTCAAAGCTTACCATTGGCGTTGTTGTTGAAGGTGGGAAAATTAAAGACTTTGTTAAAGGTGAAATTTCGAATCCCACAATAACCGCTTACACAAGTGAAGACACAGTCAGAAGACTTTTAGCTTCCAAGAGCCCTGATGAGCTTGGAAATGCTCTGAAAAATGGCGATATTAGGCTTGAAGGCGTTGGAATAGTGAATCAGATAAAAGTTGGATTTATGAACTTGCTAACAAAACTGGTGGGGTAG
- a CDS encoding flippase, with the protein MLSKLVLRNIIYSSSSMIVANLTGLITIIFLARALKPELFGLYSLSLSTVAVISIFSDLGIKSAATRYIADAMKSQDYKLAGGYTHFLLNLKIFLTIIVAVILLLLSEDLASAFDKPISTPLRLLSLYLVFTSISSLLIGMANAMDDFKADFLNYSVSGISKLILTIVLIFLGYSLFGAVLAVVVSALITFLVLFYYILKKYIFLFKNKIKVDVSRVLRFIAFTALLSIPTVIFANVDIVMIGYFLKAEDVAYYRAGFSIVTAIISLISIPAVLLPVFVKLEGEDLTRAFLRAFKYSSALCLPCAFGLMLISKNLLILAYGEKYLSGLYAMQILCILLISPVFAIYGSIFSGKERPELYFYPLILSMVLNVILNYLLIPLIGIVGAGVATVISHAVSWTISAYIGVREFGIRPRFEYIAKPLASAILMFIIARNFDSMVFIFPISILTYSVTLLALKGITREDIDFIRKIGGI; encoded by the coding sequence GTGCTCTCGAAACTTGTGCTAAGGAACATAATTTACAGTAGCTCTTCGATGATTGTAGCTAATTTAACTGGGCTCATTACCATAATATTCCTTGCAAGAGCTTTAAAACCAGAACTCTTTGGATTATACTCCCTTTCGCTTTCAACAGTTGCAGTTATCTCAATATTTTCTGATCTCGGAATAAAAAGTGCTGCGACAAGATACATAGCGGATGCAATGAAATCTCAGGATTATAAACTTGCGGGCGGATACACTCATTTTCTTTTAAACTTGAAAATTTTTCTGACGATTATAGTGGCAGTTATACTGTTATTGCTATCTGAAGATCTCGCTTCAGCTTTTGATAAGCCTATTTCAACTCCTTTGAGATTGTTAAGTCTCTATCTTGTGTTCACTTCGATCTCCTCGCTTCTAATCGGAATGGCAAATGCTATGGACGATTTTAAGGCAGACTTTCTTAATTACTCAGTTTCAGGTATTTCGAAGCTTATTTTAACGATTGTGCTCATATTTCTGGGATATTCTCTATTCGGAGCGGTTCTTGCAGTTGTTGTTTCAGCATTAATCACATTCTTGGTTTTATTTTACTACATTCTAAAAAAATATATTTTTCTTTTTAAAAATAAAATAAAAGTTGACGTAAGCAGAGTTCTCAGGTTTATAGCGTTTACAGCTCTACTATCAATTCCAACGGTAATCTTTGCAAACGTGGATATTGTTATGATAGGCTATTTTCTGAAAGCAGAGGACGTTGCATATTATAGAGCGGGTTTTAGCATAGTTACGGCTATAATAAGCCTGATATCTATTCCAGCGGTCTTGCTACCTGTATTTGTGAAGCTTGAGGGTGAAGATCTAACCAGAGCATTTTTGAGAGCATTTAAATATTCTTCTGCTCTCTGCCTTCCATGTGCTTTTGGGCTCATGCTAATATCCAAAAACTTGCTAATACTTGCTTATGGAGAGAAATATCTTTCTGGGCTTTATGCAATGCAAATTCTCTGCATTCTGCTGATCTCACCAGTTTTTGCAATCTATGGTAGCATTTTCAGTGGTAAAGAGAGACCAGAACTTTACTTCTATCCTCTGATTCTCTCAATGGTTCTTAACGTAATTCTGAACTATCTTTTGATACCGTTAATCGGGATAGTAGGTGCGGGTGTTGCTACAGTAATCTCGCATGCGGTATCTTGGACAATATCTGCTTATATAGGAGTTAGGGAGTTTGGAATACGTCCGAGATTTGAATACATAGCGAAGCCATTAGCCAGTGCGATTTTGATGTTCATAATAGCAAGGAACTTTGATTCTATGGTTTTTATATTCCCCATTTCAATCTTGACATACTCTGTAACGCTTCTCGCTTTAAAAGGAATTACGAGGGAGGACATCGATTTTATAAGAAAAATAGGAGGTATTTAG
- a CDS encoding 16S rRNA methyltransferase, which produces MDCFIFLEASLEIVPAEIRNHSAVVSDARRRRKKVSEILLDDSKHHSAMERLKFREKRGRPDIVHQCLLLLLDSPMRKNFEVYVHTIGGMIIKVAVETRLPRNYNRFVGLMENLFRDKAIRGNGKNLLEIVDLKLSDLVKGKNVVLLSEKGDKFSPEIFKGETAICIGAFAHGEFFESTLRELGNFKAVSLGRESYSSLYVTSKILSEYERVRTA; this is translated from the coding sequence ATGGATTGCTTTATTTTTCTTGAGGCAAGCCTTGAAATTGTGCCAGCAGAGATCAGAAACCACTCCGCAGTGGTCTCAGATGCTCGAAGGAGAAGAAAAAAGGTCTCTGAAATTTTGCTCGATGACTCAAAGCATCATTCAGCCATGGAGAGACTGAAGTTCAGGGAAAAAAGAGGAAGACCTGACATCGTGCATCAATGCTTACTTTTACTGCTCGACTCGCCGATGAGGAAAAATTTTGAAGTCTATGTTCACACAATTGGCGGAATGATCATAAAAGTTGCTGTGGAGACGAGATTGCCAAGGAATTACAACAGATTTGTCGGTTTAATGGAAAATCTGTTTAGGGATAAAGCTATAAGGGGCAATGGGAAAAATTTGCTCGAAATAGTTGATTTAAAGCTGTCTGATCTTGTTAAGGGAAAAAATGTGGTGCTTTTAAGCGAAAAAGGGGATAAGTTCAGCCCTGAGATTTTTAAGGGTGAGACTGCGATCTGCATAGGAGCCTTTGCCCACGGAGAATTCTTTGAGAGCACTCTCAGAGAGCTTGGAAACTTCAAAGCTGTTAGCTTGGGCAGAGAGAGCTACTCAAGCCTTTATGTTACGAGCAAAATTCTCTCGGAGTATGAGAGAGTTCGAACTGCTTAA
- a CDS encoding right-handed parallel beta-helix repeat-containing protein → MKSFVNVILLLFIVFSGCSEAKIYHISPSGNDDNDGSEERPWKSLSKLNELSAGDTAILHGRFNEAVDLEVSGTKDAPISIIGANAVIDGSGVDRDGFVIRPNVSHVVIKQLRITNFNNHWALALYGNNSHITISDVEIDNSDTGIHLTAGYSGEQPMFGVVFNVIIENVRSHDNAIGGLDCTPGPCYDLIIVNSSFYNNGIQAGFGADGIAIEVGDNILIKGTTSMNNGGDGIDIGSRNPLFIRKNANVTVRECIIANNAMQGLKLWSGGKAINCLIHSNGLEGLVLVYNGEYLIQHCDVVKNAFSGGYAFTSGYPEPEPLGTQDSLTVKIENSIFAFNGGENPVGIWISKKDKFSSKNSIYFSREDEEIYFEDTGESITREEIVKLNGQNLALDPEFISLEGNEFHLKATSPAIDKGAVGAEIDLDYNPRPYGKGYDIGCYEFTPAPKLTPRTMVTTPAKTITSATPAETPKPAIPGFEISLALLVVVSIACMLVRKRQ, encoded by the coding sequence GTGAAGAGTTTTGTAAATGTTATCCTATTGCTTTTTATCGTTTTTTCTGGTTGTTCGGAGGCAAAGATATACCATATTTCGCCAAGTGGGAATGATGATAACGATGGAAGCGAAGAAAGACCTTGGAAATCGCTTTCAAAGCTTAACGAGCTCTCAGCTGGCGACACCGCAATCCTGCATGGCAGGTTCAATGAAGCGGTCGATTTAGAGGTCTCAGGAACAAAAGATGCTCCAATAAGCATAATTGGAGCAAATGCGGTCATCGATGGAAGTGGTGTAGACAGGGATGGGTTTGTTATTAGACCCAACGTGTCTCATGTTGTAATAAAACAGCTTCGCATAACTAATTTCAACAATCACTGGGCTCTCGCCTTATATGGCAACAATTCGCATATAACGATCAGCGATGTCGAGATTGACAATTCCGACACTGGAATTCATTTAACCGCAGGCTACAGCGGTGAGCAACCAATGTTTGGTGTGGTCTTTAATGTTATAATTGAAAACGTCAGGTCGCATGATAACGCAATCGGAGGACTTGACTGCACCCCTGGGCCTTGTTACGATCTGATTATAGTTAACAGCTCCTTCTACAACAATGGAATCCAAGCTGGCTTCGGTGCGGACGGCATTGCTATCGAAGTGGGGGACAACATTCTGATAAAGGGCACAACTTCGATGAACAACGGTGGCGACGGAATAGACATCGGCTCGAGAAATCCGCTTTTCATAAGAAAGAATGCAAATGTCACGGTTAGAGAATGCATAATTGCAAACAATGCAATGCAAGGACTGAAGCTCTGGAGTGGTGGAAAGGCGATTAATTGCCTGATTCACTCGAACGGACTTGAAGGGCTTGTCTTGGTTTACAATGGCGAATATCTGATACAGCACTGCGATGTTGTTAAGAATGCTTTCAGCGGTGGTTATGCATTCACATCTGGCTATCCCGAACCGGAACCCCTTGGGACTCAGGATTCTCTAACTGTAAAGATAGAGAACTCGATATTCGCTTTCAACGGTGGAGAAAATCCAGTGGGTATATGGATCAGTAAAAAGGATAAATTTTCAAGTAAGAACAGCATATATTTCAGCAGAGAAGACGAAGAGATCTACTTCGAGGATACGGGCGAATCGATAACGAGAGAGGAAATCGTCAAATTAAACGGACAAAACCTTGCATTGGACCCCGAGTTCATAAGCCTTGAGGGCAATGAGTTCCATTTGAAAGCGACAAGCCCAGCGATTGATAAAGGTGCTGTGGGAGCCGAGATCGACTTGGACTACAATCCGAGACCCTACGGGAAGGGCTACGACATAGGTTGCTACGAATTTACTCCCGCTCCTAAATTAACTCCAAGGACTATGGTCACAACGCCCGCAAAAACGATAACTTCAGCAACTCCTGCTGAAACACCAAAACCCGCAATTCCGGGATTTGAAATTTCATTAGCCTTGCTCGTTGTTGTCTCAATTGCCTGCATGCTGGTTAGGAAAAGGCAATAG
- a CDS encoding VCBS repeat-containing protein — MKLYIWIFVVLAIFCLAEAVEAVGIKVVNNAEIVLGDRSDNKIKIIDDRNLRDGLNYNDLEIVAELRRGYEDHDAIAICDVNGDGLGEIVFGDASDDRVHIYDRNLVEKTSIDVGFESEDDLACGDFDGDGKDEIVVGDSSGNRIIIIQVGTQQNEWSPWTAYISIPHGF; from the coding sequence ATGAAACTTTACATCTGGATCTTTGTAGTCCTCGCAATTTTTTGCTTAGCTGAAGCTGTGGAAGCGGTCGGAATAAAGGTTGTGAACAATGCAGAGATTGTTCTTGGCGATAGAAGCGATAACAAGATCAAGATCATAGATGACAGAAATCTTCGGGATGGGCTCAACTACAACGATCTCGAAATTGTAGCAGAGCTAAGGAGAGGTTACGAAGATCACGACGCTATTGCAATCTGTGACGTCAATGGTGATGGATTAGGAGAAATAGTATTTGGAGATGCGAGTGATGACAGAGTTCATATTTACGACCGCAATTTGGTAGAAAAAACATCCATAGATGTTGGTTTTGAGAGCGAAGACGATCTTGCATGCGGTGACTTTGACGGAGATGGAAAAGACGAGATCGTGGTTGGAGATAGCAGTGGGAATAGGATCATAATAATTCAGGTCGGGACACAGCAGAATGAATGGAGCCCGTGGACTGCTTACATATCAATACCGCATGGTTTCTGA
- a CDS encoding N-acetyltransferase, with product MEVRLEGSIVLYEDKKRVAWVDFTAKWNEIELLATQVEKGMEGKGYASQAVENALIFARGFDSIKVSCPYIKRWIEENGFDKDVQYTRKLQFKEAVAKFNKYRSPEANAEILEIGDDFAVVKITGPFCVSCGLFDYFEDIAIEANARVTDHKEAEDGFIVRYGVGEQNFPRPKA from the coding sequence ATGGAAGTCAGGTTGGAAGGTTCAATCGTGCTCTACGAAGACAAGAAAAGAGTTGCATGGGTTGATTTCACCGCAAAGTGGAATGAGATTGAATTGCTCGCAACCCAAGTAGAGAAGGGCATGGAAGGAAAAGGCTACGCATCTCAAGCGGTTGAAAACGCTCTTATCTTTGCAAGAGGTTTCGATAGTATAAAAGTCTCTTGCCCCTACATAAAGAGATGGATTGAAGAGAACGGTTTTGATAAGGACGTGCAATACACTCGAAAATTGCAATTCAAAGAAGCTGTTGCAAAATTCAACAAATATCGCTCACCCGAAGCAAATGCGGAGATTCTGGAAATTGGCGACGATTTTGCAGTTGTTAAGATAACAGGACCATTTTGCGTAAGCTGTGGACTCTTTGATTACTTCGAAGACATTGCAATTGAGGCGAATGCAAGAGTGACTGATCACAAAGAAGCTGAGGACGGCTTTATCGTTAGATATGGGGTTGGAGAACAAAATTTTCCTCGCCCTAAGGCTTAG
- a CDS encoding dockerin type I domain-containing protein, whose protein sequence is MIHIYEYIGGGGSDRGSEIKNFDVKFQVRGRDTIQYDVEDEMACGDVNGDGVDEIVYGNGADTHKIYVYNANGGIKFEFDAYFDNDDELAVGDVNMDGKDEIIKGDADSDRLHVYDFNGNEIAVINVDYETADGVAVGDVDGDTLVVEEVSCQDTTIANQVIAVINAPPKNSGVNYNSADPLYTDFYVEYKNRRQEQTSLSFRTVADSAFSAKFSANFGVFGIAKSSIENGINKMSRIERYRGESRTVTIAEGLRTEYRDFVIAATYDVRVCEFRILKPQNLAVIDGQQQYMVLTIPRSSPTISSRELVFPQDYTSNRITQIHTVGNILTYPSLESGLVNYEMSKKILSRRFTVGSGTLDYYYSQESSTIDESKKETSIKSYLGYRSSIGGFGNSISVSLRGDYGTQQISTAKLSFTEQTDFHVHYRGHSGFISQTDKMYDATFVLYYDNVDGHLVLDWLVPAHGSHYATDYSRFGSNFGQVATNRTQMTNIGGLIWGEPFAAVDTTNPYLYVENSHALKGAMITIQIKIQNAKDLRNMDIELRYNPSILVPKNANVGSLTQNSLLESNLGTTVKVALVDQNGINGNGTILAIDFEVTGNENEECSLTLSASGNKLNGESVAFSIGNAIFRVDSENATVSGLRGDCNGDGRITSVDALMALQMAVGRIPVNMVADMNNDSQVTSLDAAQILELSTQTSSTRASELMSGYNPGIKYHEIANYARVR, encoded by the coding sequence ATGATACACATCTATGAATACATAGGTGGGGGCGGTAGTGATAGAGGTTCTGAGATTAAAAATTTTGATGTGAAATTCCAGGTTAGGGGAAGAGATACAATTCAATACGATGTTGAGGACGAGATGGCATGTGGAGATGTTAATGGCGATGGTGTAGATGAAATTGTATACGGAAATGGCGCAGATACACATAAAATTTATGTTTACAATGCTAATGGGGGCATAAAATTCGAATTCGATGCCTATTTCGATAACGACGACGAATTGGCGGTTGGAGACGTTAACATGGATGGAAAAGATGAGATCATAAAAGGTGATGCGGACAGCGACAGATTGCACGTATACGATTTCAATGGCAACGAGATTGCGGTGATCAATGTTGACTATGAAACCGCAGACGGAGTTGCGGTTGGCGACGTCGATGGAGATACGCTCGTAGTTGAAGAAGTCTCTTGCCAAGATACAACGATTGCAAATCAGGTAATTGCAGTGATCAATGCCCCTCCAAAGAACAGTGGAGTTAACTACAACTCTGCAGACCCGCTCTATACTGACTTCTATGTTGAATACAAGAACAGAAGACAGGAACAGACAAGTTTGAGCTTTAGAACGGTTGCAGATTCCGCGTTCTCTGCAAAGTTCTCTGCAAACTTTGGAGTGTTTGGAATTGCAAAGTCAAGCATAGAGAATGGGATAAATAAGATGAGCAGAATTGAAAGGTATAGGGGAGAATCGAGAACTGTGACCATTGCTGAAGGTTTAAGGACAGAATACAGAGACTTTGTAATCGCAGCAACCTACGATGTCAGAGTTTGCGAGTTCAGAATTTTGAAACCGCAGAATCTTGCTGTCATCGATGGGCAACAGCAATACATGGTGCTAACAATTCCACGCAGTAGTCCTACGATAAGCTCAAGAGAACTCGTATTCCCTCAGGATTATACGAGCAACAGGATAACACAGATTCACACTGTGGGCAACATTCTGACTTATCCCTCCTTGGAGAGTGGACTTGTAAACTATGAAATGTCAAAAAAGATACTCTCGAGGCGTTTCACAGTTGGTAGCGGAACGCTTGACTATTACTACAGCCAAGAATCTTCCACAATAGATGAAAGCAAAAAAGAGACGTCAATAAAGAGTTATCTTGGCTATAGATCTTCCATTGGAGGTTTTGGCAATTCCATATCTGTAAGCCTCCGCGGTGATTACGGAACACAGCAGATCAGCACAGCGAAGTTGAGCTTTACAGAACAAACGGATTTCCATGTTCATTATCGCGGACACAGCGGTTTTATCAGCCAGACTGACAAAATGTATGATGCAACCTTTGTGCTCTATTACGACAATGTTGATGGACACCTTGTGTTGGACTGGCTTGTCCCAGCACATGGCTCGCATTATGCCACAGACTACAGCAGATTTGGCTCCAATTTTGGACAAGTTGCCACGAATAGAACGCAAATGACAAACATCGGTGGCTTGATCTGGGGTGAGCCCTTCGCTGCGGTTGACACCACTAATCCCTATCTCTACGTCGAGAATTCTCATGCACTCAAGGGGGCAATGATCACGATCCAGATTAAAATACAGAATGCAAAAGATCTGAGAAACATGGACATCGAGCTGAGGTATAATCCGAGTATTTTGGTTCCAAAGAACGCAAATGTTGGCTCGCTAACGCAGAACTCCTTGCTTGAGTCAAATTTGGGCACAACTGTGAAAGTTGCGTTAGTTGACCAGAATGGTATAAACGGCAATGGAACTATTTTGGCAATTGATTTTGAAGTTACTGGCAATGAGAACGAAGAATGCTCTCTAACTCTCAGCGCTTCTGGAAATAAATTGAATGGTGAAAGCGTAGCTTTCAGCATTGGAAACGCTATTTTCAGAGTGGACAGCGAAAACGCTACTGTTAGCGGATTGAGAGGAGACTGCAATGGAGATGGCAGAATAACGAGCGTCGATGCTTTGATGGCTTTACAGATGGCGGTTGGCAGAATACCTGTTAATATGGTTGCGGATATGAACAACGATTCGCAAGTCACTTCTCTCGATGCTGCACAAATACTCGAGCTATCTACCCAGACTTCTTCAACGAGAGCCTCAGAACTTATGAGCGGATATAACCCGGGCATAAAATATCATGAGATAGCGAATTACGCAAGGGTGAGGTGA
- the thiL gene encoding thiamine-phosphate kinase, with the protein MREFELLKIVEELFGKEALDVPAGKHDSAFLRFGKEFLVFTCDTVNELSDFPKFMEPEEFGKMAVAVALSDLAGSGAKPMVFLNSISMKKADEELFRSIMRGIKDWAERFDVRVAGGDIDFSPILTISGFAVGSAKRIITRANAKVGDRLFITAPLGKAQLSLEMLEKGFERQDLPYADRLYTPEPRIKEGLRIAEFANSLTDISDSLAISANLLSQASNVRVVIEPEKLDLSHLTEYVDKEKALELFIYGGGDYELLFTAEDSHLGIEIGRIEEGSGVFIGRKPVEFRGYTHF; encoded by the coding sequence ATGAGAGAGTTCGAACTGCTTAAGATCGTTGAAGAGCTTTTTGGCAAAGAAGCCTTAGATGTGCCTGCTGGTAAGCACGATTCAGCTTTCCTCCGCTTTGGCAAGGAGTTTCTTGTGTTTACATGCGATACTGTCAACGAGCTAAGTGATTTTCCAAAGTTCATGGAGCCTGAGGAATTCGGAAAGATGGCGGTCGCTGTGGCACTTTCAGATCTCGCGGGAAGTGGAGCTAAGCCGATGGTTTTTCTGAACTCGATTTCTATGAAAAAAGCTGACGAGGAACTCTTTAGAAGCATTATGAGGGGCATTAAGGATTGGGCAGAACGCTTTGACGTTCGAGTCGCTGGAGGAGACATCGATTTCTCTCCTATTCTGACCATTTCGGGTTTTGCTGTTGGATCTGCTAAGAGAATCATAACAAGAGCAAATGCAAAAGTGGGGGACAGGCTTTTTATCACCGCTCCTCTCGGCAAGGCTCAGCTCAGTCTTGAAATGCTCGAAAAGGGGTTTGAAAGGCAAGATCTGCCATATGCTGATAGGCTTTACACACCTGAGCCAAGGATAAAAGAGGGTTTGAGAATTGCTGAATTTGCTAATTCTCTGACGGACATAAGCGACAGCCTTGCAATTTCTGCTAATCTGCTATCGCAGGCAAGCAATGTTAGAGTTGTGATCGAGCCTGAAAAGCTTGATCTGTCTCATTTAACTGAATACGTTGACAAGGAGAAGGCTCTTGAGCTCTTTATTTACGGTGGCGGTGATTACGAGCTTCTGTTCACCGCTGAGGACAGCCATTTAGGGATTGAAATAGGTAGAATTGAGGAAGGAAGCGGGGTTTTTATTGGAAGAAAGCCAGTGGAGTTTCGGGGTTATACACATTTCTAA
- a CDS encoding cohesin domain-containing protein translates to MKKILVFIILLLSICNVSAMSLKVSDATGKVGEDVRVPIFVEKAENLGSMDLVIAYNAEMLKIKSVGKGELNKGLISSNTNEQNGIISIAIADSKGINGNGEIAVITFNALKEGSSDVTIVGAKAYDVNTHLEITLNSTNGKVTISGKSTPGFEALLAIVALLMLALRRKA, encoded by the coding sequence ATGAAGAAAATACTGGTTTTTATAATTTTGCTCCTATCAATCTGCAACGTTTCAGCCATGAGCTTAAAAGTTTCGGATGCTACTGGAAAAGTTGGAGAAGACGTAAGAGTGCCAATATTCGTTGAAAAAGCGGAAAATCTCGGAAGCATGGACTTGGTGATTGCCTACAACGCAGAAATGCTAAAGATTAAGTCCGTTGGTAAAGGAGAACTGAACAAGGGGCTCATATCGTCGAATACAAATGAGCAAAATGGTATAATCTCGATCGCAATTGCGGATTCGAAGGGAATAAACGGAAACGGAGAAATTGCGGTTATAACGTTCAATGCACTCAAAGAAGGAAGCTCTGATGTCACCATTGTCGGTGCCAAGGCTTACGATGTAAACACTCACCTTGAAATTACTCTGAACTCAACCAATGGAAAGGTAACAATATCTGGGAAATCAACACCCGGATTCGAAGCCTTGCTTGCGATTGTAGCGCTCCTAATGCTTGCTCTAAGGAGGAAAGCATGA